A genomic stretch from Styela clava chromosome 5, kaStyClav1.hap1.2, whole genome shotgun sequence includes:
- the LOC120344370 gene encoding stomatin-like isoform X2, whose translation MKMDNSQKQASTSRNTAAYNVHESGSTEEGYGCCGILLLIISGFVILLTFPIAICLCVKVVQEYERAVIFRLGRLEKGGAKGPGIFFVIPCTDEYKKVDLRTQSFDVPPQEILTKDSVTIAVDAVVYYRVQDATASIANVANADGATRLLSQTTLRNMLGTKSLSEVLTDREEISSGMQVTLDDATDPWGIKVERVEIKDVRLPVQLQRAMAAEAEAARDARAKVIAAEGEMNASRKLKEAADVMSESPNAMQLRYLQTLTSISAEKNSTIIFPLPIDMLSTLVKK comes from the exons ATGAAAATGGATAATTCTCAGAAACAAGCTTCTACTTCTCGAAACACTGCCGCGTATAACGTTCACGAAT CTGGTAGTACTGAAGAGGGATATGGATGCTGTGGAATCCTGTTACTGATCATTTCCGGTTTTGTTATTTTACTCACTTTCCCGATTGCAATTTGTTTGTGTGTGAAG GTTGTGCAAGAATATGAAAGAGCTGTGATATTTCGTCTTGGACGTTTGGAAAAGGGTGGTGCGAAGGGTCCAG GTATCTTCTTCGTTATTCCCTGCACTGATGAATACAAGAAAGTTGATCTCCGTACACAGTCGTTTGATGTCCCACCTCAGGAA ATCCTGACCAAGGACAGTGTCACCATCGCTGTAGATGCTGTGGTCTACTATCGTGTCCAAGATGCCACAGCAAGCATTGCTAATGTGGCTAATGCAGATGGTGCCACCCGTCTTCTCTCCCAAACTACTCTTCGAAATATGTTGGGAACAAAAAGCTTGTCCGAGGTGCTCACTGACCGGGAAGAAATCAGCTCTGGAATGCAG GTGACATTGGATGATGCAACTGACCCATGGGGAATCAAAGTGGAGAGAGTTGAAAT CAAAGATGTTCGTCTGCCAGTACAATTGCAGAGAGCCATGGCTGCTGAAGCAGAAGCGGCTCGTGATGCCAGAGCCAAG GTTATTGCTGCTGAGGGTGAAATGAATGCATCAAGAAAGTTGAAGGAGGCTGCTGATGTTATGAGTGAATCACCCAATGCCATGCAGCTACGATACCTGCAAACACTCACTTCCATCAGTGCAGAGAAGAATTCCACCATCATTTTCCCTCTTCCCATTGATATGCTTAGCACTCTTGTGAAGAAGTAA
- the LOC120344372 gene encoding protein SPO16 homolog → MEPNCTPIVIHESLRDTDISRYFSTFRFKVKVSDRTEKNSIIFPKSSLAVIVYQIQGIVKDWAVGRKDSECIISSKPDISILDKTVLSTLSHFASVNRKSYVVLLAAKFDIHEMMVFTALQEYFMMSNLNILVAHNARECVECITTMGDATTKESILKTKETIDQISQEKSNSTDYIANALVCAGIDKDDANAIHRACGSLANIVLSGNKDYLLERTNLEDATAKHVIEFFGKNTIYH, encoded by the exons ATGGAACCGAATTGCACCCCTATAGTCATACACGAATCACTAAGAGATACAGATATTTCGAGGTACTTTTCTACATTTCGTTTCAAG GTGAAAGTATCAGATAGAACagagaaaaattcaattatatttccCAAGTCTTCGCTCGCCGTCATCGTCTATCAAATTCAGGGAATTGTCAAGGATTGGGCTGTTGGAAGAAAAGATAGTGAATGTATTATTTCATCGAAGCCTGATATCTCTATACTTGACAAAACTGTTTTATCAACGCTATCGCATTTTGCTTCTG TTAACAGGAAGTCATACGTCGTCTTACTAGCTGCAAAATTTGACATACATGAAATGATGGTGTTTACAGCTTTACAAGAATATTTCATGATGTCAAATCTTAATATTCTTGTTGCGCATAACGCAAGAG AATGTGTTGAATGTATAACAACTATGGGGGATGCCACAACAAaagaatcaattttaaaaacaaaagaaacaattgatcaaatatctcaagaaaaatcaaatagtacagatTACATTGCAAATGCTCTCGTGTGTGCAGGAATTGATAAAGATG atGCCAATGCTATTCATCGTGCCTGTGGAAGCCTTGCGAACATTGTACTATCCGGGAACAAGGATTACCTCTTGGAACGTACTAACTTGGAAGATGCTACAGCTAAACATGTGATAGAGTTTTTTGGAAAGAATACTATTTATCACTAG
- the LOC120344370 gene encoding stomatin-like isoform X1 yields the protein MDVEQAQTTGLIQESVKANHYSYNSGSTEEGYGCCGILLLIISGFVILLTFPIAICLCVKVVQEYERAVIFRLGRLEKGGAKGPGIFFVIPCTDEYKKVDLRTQSFDVPPQEILTKDSVTIAVDAVVYYRVQDATASIANVANADGATRLLSQTTLRNMLGTKSLSEVLTDREEISSGMQVTLDDATDPWGIKVERVEIKDVRLPVQLQRAMAAEAEAARDARAKVIAAEGEMNASRKLKEAADVMSESPNAMQLRYLQTLTSISAEKNSTIIFPLPIDMLSTLVKK from the exons ATGGATGTAGAACAGGCCCAAACCACGGGATTAATTCAGGAAAGTGTTAAAGCTAATCATTACAGTTATAATT CTGGTAGTACTGAAGAGGGATATGGATGCTGTGGAATCCTGTTACTGATCATTTCCGGTTTTGTTATTTTACTCACTTTCCCGATTGCAATTTGTTTGTGTGTGAAG GTTGTGCAAGAATATGAAAGAGCTGTGATATTTCGTCTTGGACGTTTGGAAAAGGGTGGTGCGAAGGGTCCAG GTATCTTCTTCGTTATTCCCTGCACTGATGAATACAAGAAAGTTGATCTCCGTACACAGTCGTTTGATGTCCCACCTCAGGAA ATCCTGACCAAGGACAGTGTCACCATCGCTGTAGATGCTGTGGTCTACTATCGTGTCCAAGATGCCACAGCAAGCATTGCTAATGTGGCTAATGCAGATGGTGCCACCCGTCTTCTCTCCCAAACTACTCTTCGAAATATGTTGGGAACAAAAAGCTTGTCCGAGGTGCTCACTGACCGGGAAGAAATCAGCTCTGGAATGCAG GTGACATTGGATGATGCAACTGACCCATGGGGAATCAAAGTGGAGAGAGTTGAAAT CAAAGATGTTCGTCTGCCAGTACAATTGCAGAGAGCCATGGCTGCTGAAGCAGAAGCGGCTCGTGATGCCAGAGCCAAG GTTATTGCTGCTGAGGGTGAAATGAATGCATCAAGAAAGTTGAAGGAGGCTGCTGATGTTATGAGTGAATCACCCAATGCCATGCAGCTACGATACCTGCAAACACTCACTTCCATCAGTGCAGAGAAGAATTCCACCATCATTTTCCCTCTTCCCATTGATATGCTTAGCACTCTTGTGAAGAAGTAA